One part of the Anaeromyxobacter sp. Fw109-5 genome encodes these proteins:
- a CDS encoding ThiF family adenylyltransferase: protein MNDDRIERYARQLLVPGFGEEAQERLGRARVRVVGADAVASAALTYLVQAGIGKLWLEDAEDVAPADVTGWLFAPSAVGTPRVEAARAVLAPLSRFVAVERYPTGGVPSATLVFAASAPQALASAEAARRAGIPHVVVEPDADGGALVVVPPGAPCFACARSTSGVGRPPQAGIAALSALAAQELVLMIANPGSVPGRRVDLVRGVATARPTSRLPGCACGGPAAEGPVSAG, encoded by the coding sequence GTGAACGACGATCGCATCGAGCGGTACGCACGCCAGCTCCTCGTTCCCGGCTTCGGAGAGGAGGCGCAGGAGCGGCTCGGGCGCGCGCGCGTGCGCGTGGTCGGCGCCGACGCGGTCGCCTCCGCCGCGCTCACCTACCTCGTGCAGGCGGGGATCGGCAAGCTCTGGCTCGAGGACGCCGAGGACGTGGCGCCCGCCGACGTGACGGGCTGGCTCTTCGCCCCTTCGGCGGTGGGGACGCCCCGCGTCGAGGCGGCGCGCGCGGTGCTCGCGCCGCTCTCGCGCTTCGTCGCGGTCGAGCGCTACCCGACCGGCGGAGTGCCGAGCGCGACGCTCGTGTTCGCGGCCTCCGCGCCGCAGGCGCTCGCCTCCGCCGAAGCCGCCCGGCGCGCGGGGATCCCGCACGTCGTCGTGGAGCCGGACGCCGACGGCGGGGCGCTCGTCGTCGTGCCGCCAGGCGCGCCGTGCTTCGCGTGCGCCCGCTCCACGAGCGGGGTGGGTCGCCCGCCGCAGGCCGGGATCGCCGCGCTCTCAGCGCTCGCCGCCCAGGAGCTCGTCCTCATGATCGCGAACCCGGGTTCCGTTCCCGGACGGCGCGTCGACCTCGTCCGCGGTGTGGCCACGGCGCGCCCCACGAGCCGGCTGCCCGGCTGCGCGTGTGGCGGACCCGCCGCCGAAGGGCCGGTCTCCGCCGGCTGA
- a CDS encoding sulfurtransferase TusA family protein — protein MIAGAPARVDVRAYACPMTYVKAKIALDRLAAGDRLEVWLAGGEPLENLPRSAAEDGHRVVSVEPLAGAPGSFCVVVEKGEGGAREWP, from the coding sequence GTGATCGCGGGCGCCCCGGCTCGCGTCGACGTGCGCGCGTACGCCTGTCCCATGACCTACGTGAAGGCGAAGATCGCCCTCGACCGGCTCGCCGCGGGAGACCGGCTCGAGGTCTGGCTCGCCGGCGGCGAGCCGCTGGAGAACCTGCCGAGGAGCGCAGCCGAGGACGGTCACCGCGTGGTGTCGGTGGAGCCGCTCGCGGGAGCGCCGGGATCCTTCTGCGTGGTGGTCGAGAAGGGCGAGGGGGGCGCGCGCGAGTGGCCCTGA
- a CDS encoding HesA/MoeB/ThiF family protein — translation MSLSGKTALVIGAGGLGGPALLTLAAAGVGKLLLVEDDAVETSNLNRQPLFKEADLGQRKAGAAAARLRALFPSIAVDARDLRFDADNALELVGAADVVVDGSDNFATKFLANDAALRAHKPLVHGGILRTTAQLLTVAPAGIGGCLRCLFEEPPPTGAVPSCAEAGVLGATAGFAGALMGAEALRLLAGERGAYEGRLFTYEARSARGRLVLVRRRPGCAACVGTQPLESSAPAACAAIAGSAGSGDAA, via the coding sequence ATGAGCCTCTCCGGCAAGACCGCGCTCGTCATCGGCGCGGGAGGCCTCGGCGGCCCGGCCCTGCTCACCCTCGCCGCCGCCGGCGTCGGGAAGCTCCTCCTCGTCGAGGACGACGCGGTCGAGACCTCGAACCTCAACCGGCAGCCTCTCTTCAAGGAGGCCGACCTCGGACAGCGCAAGGCCGGCGCCGCGGCGGCCCGCCTGCGCGCGCTCTTCCCCTCGATCGCGGTGGACGCCCGCGATCTCCGCTTCGACGCGGACAACGCCCTCGAGCTGGTCGGCGCCGCGGACGTGGTCGTGGACGGGTCCGACAACTTCGCGACCAAGTTCCTCGCGAACGACGCCGCGCTGCGCGCGCACAAGCCGCTCGTCCACGGCGGGATCCTGCGCACCACCGCGCAGCTGCTCACCGTCGCGCCGGCCGGGATCGGCGGCTGCCTGCGCTGCCTCTTCGAGGAGCCACCGCCCACCGGGGCGGTGCCGTCCTGCGCCGAGGCGGGCGTGCTCGGCGCGACCGCGGGCTTCGCGGGCGCGCTCATGGGGGCGGAGGCGCTGCGGCTCCTCGCCGGCGAGCGGGGCGCCTACGAGGGCAGGCTCTTCACCTACGAGGCCCGCTCCGCGCGCGGCCGCCTGGTGCTCGTGCGCAGGCGCCCCGGCTGCGCCGCGTGCGTCGGGACGCAGCCGCTCGAGTCCTCCGCGCCGGCCGCCTGCGCCGCGATCGCGGGCTCCGCGGGCTCCGGGGACGCCGCGTGA
- a CDS encoding inositol-3-phosphate synthase → MKKPRSIAPASGKLAILLPGLGAVGTTLVAGVEAVRRGLAKPIGSLTQMGTVRLGKRTERRTPLLKDLVPLAALDDVRFGAWDVFPDDAYESACHARVLEPALLERLKEPLSAVKPMTAVFSPDYVKRLDGPNVKRGANKLELGEALREDIRRFMREQDCSRAVMVWCASTEVYLEPSGVHGQLDRFEAAMAANDPAIAPSMIYAWAALKEGVPFANGAPNLTVDIPALQQLAKQRGVPLAGKDFKTGQTLMKTVLAPMLKARMLGLEGWFSTNILGNRDGEVLDDPGSFKTKEVSKLSVLHHILQPELYPDLYGKFDHKVQIHYYRPRGDNKEGWDNIDIVGWLGYPMQIKVNFLCRDSILAAPVALDIALFIDLAQRAGMSGIQEWMSFYFKSPMVGEGLYPEHDLFIQLTKLKNTLRHMAGEELITHLGLDYYEA, encoded by the coding sequence GTGAAGAAGCCACGCTCCATCGCCCCTGCGTCCGGGAAGCTCGCCATCCTGTTGCCCGGACTCGGCGCCGTCGGCACCACCCTCGTCGCCGGCGTCGAGGCGGTGCGACGCGGGCTCGCGAAGCCCATCGGCTCGCTCACGCAGATGGGGACCGTCCGGCTCGGCAAGCGGACGGAGCGCCGTACGCCGCTCCTGAAGGACCTCGTCCCGCTCGCGGCGCTCGACGACGTCCGCTTCGGCGCCTGGGACGTCTTCCCGGACGACGCCTACGAGTCCGCCTGCCACGCGCGCGTCCTCGAGCCGGCCCTCCTCGAGCGGCTGAAGGAGCCGCTGTCGGCGGTGAAGCCGATGACGGCGGTGTTCTCGCCCGATTACGTGAAGCGCCTCGACGGCCCGAACGTCAAGCGCGGGGCGAACAAGCTCGAGCTGGGCGAGGCGCTGCGCGAGGACATCCGCCGGTTCATGCGCGAGCAGGACTGCAGCCGGGCGGTGATGGTGTGGTGCGCGTCGACGGAGGTCTACCTCGAGCCCTCGGGCGTGCACGGGCAGCTCGACCGCTTCGAGGCGGCGATGGCCGCGAACGACCCGGCCATCGCGCCCTCCATGATCTACGCGTGGGCTGCGCTGAAGGAGGGCGTCCCGTTCGCGAACGGCGCGCCGAACCTCACCGTCGACATCCCGGCGCTCCAGCAGCTCGCGAAGCAGCGGGGCGTGCCGCTCGCCGGCAAGGACTTCAAGACCGGGCAGACCCTCATGAAGACGGTGCTGGCCCCGATGCTGAAGGCGCGCATGCTGGGGCTCGAGGGGTGGTTCTCCACGAACATCCTCGGCAACCGCGACGGCGAGGTGCTCGACGATCCCGGCAGCTTCAAGACGAAGGAGGTCTCGAAGCTCTCGGTGCTCCACCACATCCTGCAGCCCGAGCTGTACCCGGACCTCTACGGCAAGTTCGATCACAAGGTGCAGATCCACTACTACCGGCCGCGCGGGGACAACAAGGAAGGCTGGGACAACATCGACATCGTCGGCTGGCTCGGCTACCCGATGCAGATCAAGGTGAACTTCCTCTGCCGGGACTCGATCCTCGCCGCCCCCGTCGCGCTCGACATCGCGCTCTTCATCGACCTCGCGCAGCGGGCGGGCATGAGCGGGATCCAGGAGTGGATGAGCTTCTACTTCAAGAGCCCGATGGTCGGCGAGGGCCTCTACCCCGAGCACGATCTGTTCATCCAGCTGACGAAGCTGAAGAACACGTTGCGTCACATGGCGGGCGAGGAGCTCATCACCCACCTCGGGCTCGACTATTACGAGGCGTAG
- the fdxA gene encoding ferredoxin FdxA, translating to MAYVVAEPCIKCKYTDCVEVCPVDCFYEGPNFLVIHPDECIDCGACEPACPTKAIFPEESLPAKWKEYTQLNADLCKTWPNISEKKDPLPDADQWKDVEEKRQYLEGT from the coding sequence ATGGCTTACGTGGTTGCCGAGCCCTGCATCAAGTGCAAGTACACCGACTGCGTCGAGGTCTGCCCCGTCGACTGCTTCTACGAGGGGCCGAACTTCCTCGTCATCCATCCCGACGAGTGCATCGACTGCGGGGCCTGTGAGCCCGCTTGCCCGACGAAGGCGATCTTCCCGGAGGAGAGCCTGCCGGCCAAGTGGAAGGAGTACACGCAGCTCAACGCCGACCTCTGCAAGACCTGGCCGAACATCTCCGAGAAGAAGGATCCGCTGCCGGACGCCGACCAGTGGAAGGACGTCGAGGAGAAGCGGCAGTATCTCGAGGGCACCTAG
- the secG gene encoding preprotein translocase subunit SecG, giving the protein MITLVTILHVLVCLILILVILLQAGKGGGMGAAFGGAGAQTVFGGRGAQTLLGKVTSVSAAIFMITSVTLAYNASRSSSVVQRQSAAPSTQLPASPSQSPLSPPPNAPESTPPAPQGGAPAKPAPGQ; this is encoded by the coding sequence TTGATCACCCTCGTCACCATCCTGCACGTCCTCGTCTGCCTCATCCTCATCCTCGTGATCCTGCTCCAGGCCGGTAAGGGCGGCGGGATGGGCGCGGCGTTCGGAGGGGCCGGAGCGCAGACCGTGTTCGGCGGCCGCGGGGCGCAGACGCTGCTCGGCAAGGTCACGAGCGTCTCGGCCGCGATCTTCATGATCACGTCCGTCACGCTCGCCTACAACGCCTCCCGCTCGAGCTCGGTGGTGCAGCGCCAGTCCGCCGCCCCCTCGACTCAGCTCCCGGCGTCGCCGTCGCAGAGCCCCCTGTCGCCGCCTCCCAACGCCCCCGAGTCGACGCCGCCGGCGCCTCAGGGTGGCGCCCCGGCGAAGCCGGCCCCGGGCCAGTAG
- the tpiA gene encoding triose-phosphate isomerase, producing MARQKFVCGNWKMHKTVAETAALVRELRSALGDAAGEVQVAVAPPFTALAAAVEAARGSAIEIAAQDVHWEKQGAFTGEVSAPMLADVGCRHGIVGHSERRQLFGETDEAVRKKVGALLAAGVRPIVCVGETLAEREAGRTLEVVDRQVRQGLAGLSVDELGRLTIAYEPVWAIGTGKTATSAQAQEVHAAIRRILRDVGAPVADQIRVQYGGSVKPENAAELMAQPDVDGALVGGASLKAADFIAIVKGALR from the coding sequence GTGGCTCGCCAGAAGTTCGTCTGCGGAAACTGGAAGATGCACAAGACCGTCGCCGAGACGGCCGCCCTCGTCCGCGAGCTGCGGTCGGCCCTCGGCGACGCAGCCGGCGAGGTCCAGGTGGCGGTCGCGCCGCCGTTCACGGCGCTCGCCGCCGCCGTCGAGGCGGCGCGCGGCTCCGCCATCGAGATCGCGGCGCAGGACGTCCACTGGGAGAAGCAGGGGGCGTTCACCGGCGAGGTGTCCGCGCCCATGCTCGCGGACGTGGGGTGCCGGCACGGCATCGTGGGCCACAGCGAGCGGCGCCAGCTGTTCGGAGAGACCGACGAGGCGGTGCGCAAGAAGGTCGGGGCGCTCCTCGCGGCGGGCGTGAGGCCGATCGTCTGCGTCGGTGAGACGCTCGCCGAGCGCGAGGCGGGGCGGACGCTGGAGGTGGTCGACCGTCAGGTCCGCCAGGGGCTCGCCGGGCTGTCCGTCGACGAGCTCGGCCGGCTCACCATCGCCTACGAGCCGGTGTGGGCGATCGGCACCGGCAAGACGGCCACTTCAGCCCAGGCGCAGGAGGTCCACGCCGCCATCCGGCGCATCCTCCGGGACGTCGGGGCTCCCGTCGCGGACCAGATCCGGGTACAGTACGGCGGCTCGGTCAAGCCCGAGAACGCCGCGGAGCTGATGGCGCAGCCCGATGTGGACGGGGCGCTGGTCGGCGGCGCGAGCCTCAAGGCGGCGGACTTCATCGCCATCGTGAAAGGTGCACTCCGTTGA
- the pgk gene encoding phosphoglycerate kinase: protein MALKTIDALDLAGKRVFIRVDFNVPLDEQRRVTDDARIRAALPTIKHAIQARAKVILGSHLGRPKGKPDDREKFSLEPAAQRLSELLKQDVILADDCIGDGVKKLVRDLKEGQVLLLENLRFHPQEEKNDEGFARELATLCDVWVNDAFGTAHRAHASTAGMAAFVKEKAAGFLIQKEVEYLGKALGSPERPFVALIGGAKVSDKIKVLENLIAKADAICIGGAMAYTFLKAQGVAVGKSLVEEDKLELARQILERAQARKVDLLLPVDHVCGAEPKDTAERVVVNDRAIPDGLMGLDIGPKTLDRYRQRIVDAKTVFWNGPMGLFEQKPWAEGTFGVAQAMAQSPAVTVVGGGDSAAAVEEAGLVSKMKHVSTGGGASLEFIEGRVLPGIQVLEG from the coding sequence GTGGCGCTCAAGACCATCGACGCGCTGGATCTCGCCGGCAAGCGGGTCTTCATCCGCGTCGACTTCAACGTCCCCCTCGACGAGCAGCGGCGGGTGACCGACGACGCCCGCATCCGCGCGGCGCTCCCCACCATCAAGCACGCCATCCAGGCGCGGGCCAAGGTCATCCTGGGCTCGCACCTCGGCCGCCCGAAGGGGAAGCCGGACGACCGCGAGAAGTTCTCGCTCGAGCCCGCAGCGCAGCGGCTCTCCGAGCTCCTCAAGCAGGACGTGATCCTCGCCGACGACTGCATCGGCGACGGCGTGAAGAAGCTCGTCCGGGATCTCAAGGAGGGGCAGGTCCTCCTCCTCGAGAACCTCCGCTTCCACCCGCAGGAGGAGAAGAACGACGAGGGCTTCGCGCGCGAGCTCGCGACCCTCTGCGACGTGTGGGTGAACGACGCCTTCGGCACCGCCCACCGCGCCCACGCCTCCACCGCCGGTATGGCCGCCTTCGTGAAGGAGAAGGCGGCGGGCTTCCTCATCCAGAAGGAGGTCGAGTACCTCGGCAAGGCGCTCGGCAGCCCCGAGCGGCCGTTCGTGGCGCTCATCGGCGGCGCCAAGGTCTCCGACAAGATCAAGGTGCTCGAGAACCTCATCGCCAAGGCCGACGCCATCTGCATCGGCGGCGCGATGGCGTACACGTTCCTGAAGGCGCAGGGCGTGGCGGTCGGCAAGAGCCTCGTCGAGGAGGACAAGCTCGAGCTCGCGCGGCAGATCCTGGAGCGCGCCCAGGCGCGCAAGGTGGACCTGCTCCTGCCCGTCGATCACGTGTGCGGCGCCGAGCCGAAGGACACCGCGGAGCGCGTCGTCGTGAACGACCGCGCGATCCCCGACGGGCTCATGGGCCTCGACATCGGCCCGAAGACGCTCGATCGCTACCGCCAGCGCATCGTCGACGCGAAGACGGTCTTCTGGAACGGGCCCATGGGCCTGTTCGAGCAGAAGCCCTGGGCGGAGGGTACCTTCGGCGTCGCCCAGGCGATGGCGCAGAGCCCGGCCGTCACCGTGGTCGGCGGAGGCGACAGCGCCGCGGCGGTGGAGGAGGCGGGGCTCGTCTCGAAGATGAAGCACGTCTCCACGGGCGGTGGCGCGAGCCTCGAGTTCATCGAGGGGCGCGTCCTCCCCGGCATCCAGGTCCTCGAGGGCTGA
- the gap gene encoding type I glyceraldehyde-3-phosphate dehydrogenase: MARIAVNGFGRIGRCVLRAAIERGEKDLEFVSINDLTDTKTLAHLLKYDSVHGTLAADVKATDKGIVVNGKEIEVTAIKSPADLPHQKNQVDLVLECTGLFTEREKAEGHLKAGAPRVLISAPAKGPDITVAFGINHEKLDRAKHKIISNASCTTNCLTPVAKVLLESFGIKRGLMTTIHSYTNDQNLLDLPHKDLRRARAAALSMIPSTTGAAKAVAEVIPELKGKLHGTSVRVPTPNVSLVDLTVEMDRPATAEEINAAFKKAAEGSLKGVLEYSDGPLVSVDFNHNPASSIFDATSTFVVDGTFAKVFAWYDNEWGFSNRMVDVAKLLTK, translated from the coding sequence ATGGCACGGATTGCGGTCAATGGGTTCGGTCGGATCGGTCGGTGCGTGCTCAGGGCGGCGATCGAGCGGGGTGAGAAGGACCTCGAGTTCGTCTCGATCAACGACCTCACGGACACGAAGACCCTCGCGCACCTCCTGAAGTACGACTCCGTGCACGGCACCCTGGCCGCCGACGTGAAGGCGACGGACAAGGGCATCGTCGTGAACGGCAAGGAGATCGAGGTGACGGCGATCAAGTCGCCGGCCGATCTCCCCCACCAGAAGAACCAGGTCGACCTCGTCCTCGAGTGCACCGGCCTCTTCACCGAGCGCGAGAAGGCCGAGGGTCACCTCAAGGCGGGCGCCCCGCGCGTGCTCATCTCCGCGCCGGCGAAGGGCCCGGACATCACCGTGGCCTTCGGCATCAACCACGAGAAGCTCGACCGGGCGAAGCACAAGATCATCTCGAACGCGTCCTGCACGACGAACTGCCTGACGCCCGTCGCGAAGGTCCTGCTGGAGAGCTTCGGCATCAAGCGCGGCCTGATGACGACGATCCACTCCTACACGAACGATCAGAACCTCCTCGACCTGCCGCACAAGGACCTGCGCCGCGCGCGCGCGGCGGCGCTGTCGATGATCCCCTCGACGACGGGCGCCGCGAAGGCGGTCGCCGAGGTCATCCCGGAGCTGAAGGGCAAGCTGCACGGGACGTCGGTGCGCGTGCCGACCCCGAACGTCTCGCTGGTCGATCTGACCGTCGAGATGGACCGGCCTGCCACCGCCGAGGAGATCAACGCGGCGTTCAAGAAGGCGGCGGAGGGTAGCCTGAAGGGCGTGCTGGAGTACTCGGACGGCCCGCTCGTCTCGGTGGACTTCAACCACAACCCGGCGTCCTCGATCTTCGACGCCACGAGCACGTTCGTCGTCGACGGCACGTTCGCGAAGGTCTTCGCCTGGTACGACAACGAGTGGGGCTTCTCGAACCGCATGGTCGACGTGGCGAAGCTCCTCACGAAGTGA
- a CDS encoding NAD(P)/FAD-dependent oxidoreductase, translated as MRYRISNLPLWLDEDESLLTRRAAERLGLSAEHLRDATVVRRSLDARRKGHPRWLVNLEVEVEGRIRGAPADVAPVPSPDPAPGPVRRPAAPPIILGAGPAGLFCAWALLERGVPSVVVDRGKTVGPRRRDVASLMRAGELDPESNMNYGEGGAGAYTDGKLGTRIHHPAVRKVVELFARFGNVGRIVVEGKPHVGSDVLPAAISAMREELERGGCTFLWGARAIDLELRGGRFAGLRLADGRTLDSDRLVLAPGNSARELFELFAARGWPIEAKPFAVGFRAEHPQPLIDRIQYGTARRHPQLPPADYKLADNPKVAGAARGVFSFCMCPGGVVVPTPTEPEMQCTNGMSNSRRSSPLANAGIVVAVSPADFAAEGFEGPLAGLAWQRKWERAAYALGGGGYQAPAQRLAAYLARRPGEAPSRTSYRPGVTQADLSRLYPPQVQDALRAGLRAFERRMHGFVTDEAVLIGIESRTSAPCRLVRGTDLQCPAIRGLYPAGEGAGYAGGIVSSAVDGLKVAEAICAELGPAA; from the coding sequence ATGCGGTACAGGATCTCGAACCTCCCCCTCTGGCTCGACGAGGACGAATCCCTCCTGACGCGCCGCGCCGCGGAGCGGCTGGGGCTCTCGGCGGAGCACCTGCGCGACGCCACGGTGGTCCGCCGCTCGCTCGACGCGCGGCGCAAGGGGCACCCGCGCTGGCTCGTGAACCTCGAGGTGGAGGTCGAGGGCCGGATCCGCGGCGCACCCGCCGACGTCGCCCCGGTCCCGTCGCCCGACCCCGCTCCCGGCCCGGTGCGCAGGCCAGCCGCTCCGCCGATCATCCTCGGCGCCGGTCCGGCGGGGCTCTTCTGCGCGTGGGCGCTGCTCGAGCGCGGCGTGCCGTCCGTGGTGGTCGATCGCGGCAAGACGGTGGGCCCGCGCCGGCGCGACGTGGCGTCGCTCATGCGCGCCGGGGAGCTCGATCCCGAGTCGAACATGAACTACGGCGAGGGCGGCGCCGGCGCGTACACCGACGGAAAGCTCGGCACCCGCATCCACCACCCGGCGGTGCGGAAGGTCGTCGAGCTGTTCGCCCGCTTCGGGAACGTGGGGCGCATCGTGGTGGAGGGCAAGCCACACGTCGGCTCGGACGTCCTGCCCGCCGCGATCTCGGCGATGCGCGAGGAGCTGGAGCGCGGCGGCTGCACGTTCCTGTGGGGAGCGCGCGCGATCGACCTCGAGCTGCGCGGCGGGCGGTTCGCGGGGCTCCGGCTCGCCGACGGGCGGACGCTCGACTCCGACCGGCTCGTCCTCGCGCCCGGCAACAGCGCGCGCGAGCTGTTCGAGCTGTTCGCGGCGCGCGGCTGGCCCATCGAGGCGAAGCCGTTCGCCGTGGGGTTCCGCGCCGAGCACCCGCAGCCTCTCATCGATCGCATCCAGTACGGCACGGCCCGGCGCCACCCCCAGCTCCCCCCCGCCGACTACAAGCTCGCCGACAACCCCAAGGTCGCCGGCGCCGCGCGCGGGGTGTTCTCGTTCTGCATGTGCCCGGGCGGCGTGGTCGTCCCGACGCCCACCGAGCCCGAGATGCAGTGCACGAACGGCATGTCGAACTCCCGCCGCTCCTCGCCGCTCGCCAACGCGGGGATCGTGGTGGCGGTCTCCCCGGCCGACTTCGCCGCCGAGGGCTTCGAGGGGCCGCTCGCGGGCCTCGCCTGGCAGCGCAAGTGGGAGCGCGCCGCCTACGCGCTCGGCGGCGGAGGGTACCAGGCGCCGGCCCAGCGGCTCGCGGCGTACCTCGCGCGCCGCCCCGGCGAAGCGCCCTCGCGGACGTCGTACCGTCCCGGTGTCACGCAGGCCGATCTGTCCCGCCTGTACCCGCCGCAGGTCCAGGACGCGCTGCGTGCCGGGCTGCGGGCGTTCGAGCGGCGCATGCACGGCTTCGTGACCGACGAGGCGGTGCTCATCGGGATAGAGTCGCGGACGAGCGCGCCGTGCCGGCTCGTCCGCGGGACCGATCTCCAGTGCCCCGCGATCCGCGGGCTCTACCCCGCCGGCGAGGGGGCCGGGTACGCGGGCGGGATCGTGTCCTCCGCGGTGGATGGCCTCAAGGTGGCCGAGGCCATCTGCGCCGAGCTCGGGCCCGCGGCGTGA
- a CDS encoding cupin domain-containing protein — MATTFDRPKRVEKPWGHELWWAQTDRYVGKLLHVKAGSQLSLQYHVKKDETIHLWSGEMILVLQDGDRLVDHRMQPGDSFHVKPGTVHRMRAVSDCDVLEVSTPEVDDVVRVQDDYGRTG, encoded by the coding sequence ATGGCCACGACCTTCGACAGGCCGAAACGCGTCGAGAAGCCCTGGGGCCACGAGCTCTGGTGGGCGCAGACCGACCGCTACGTCGGCAAGCTCCTGCACGTGAAGGCGGGATCGCAGCTCTCGCTGCAGTATCACGTGAAGAAGGACGAGACGATCCACCTCTGGAGCGGCGAGATGATCCTCGTGCTCCAGGACGGCGATCGCCTCGTCGATCACCGCATGCAGCCGGGCGACAGCTTCCACGTGAAGCCCGGCACCGTGCACCGCATGCGCGCCGTGAGCGACTGCGACGTGCTCGAGGTCTCGACGCCCGAGGTCGACGACGTCGTCCGCGTGCAGGACGACTACGGCCGCACGGGGTAG
- a CDS encoding SPOR domain-containing protein has product MRDDNSRVREKFDLSLDGRQIASIVVGALVILGVVFVLGLNVGRQIATRQADVARAGDLEALDRAPSAAAPAVDGASLTFHDSLVKEKAPPMPAVATPSRTAPPPAVPAALPAPAPSAAPTVAAPAKAAPASAERAEPATAGAFTIQIGASQQRAEADRIAARHRSLRPRVEAAEVDGKGRWYRVRVGSFDTREAAERYRRDVARETGVAGYVTASR; this is encoded by the coding sequence ATGCGCGATGACAACTCCCGCGTCCGCGAGAAGTTCGACCTCTCCCTCGACGGCCGTCAGATCGCGTCCATCGTGGTCGGCGCGCTCGTCATCCTCGGGGTGGTGTTCGTCCTCGGCCTCAACGTGGGGAGGCAGATCGCGACGCGCCAGGCGGACGTCGCCCGCGCGGGAGACCTCGAGGCGCTCGACCGCGCGCCGAGCGCCGCCGCTCCGGCCGTCGACGGGGCGTCGCTCACGTTCCACGACAGCCTGGTGAAGGAGAAGGCGCCCCCCATGCCGGCGGTCGCGACCCCGAGCCGGACCGCCCCCCCGCCCGCGGTCCCCGCCGCGCTCCCGGCCCCCGCCCCCAGCGCGGCCCCCACCGTCGCGGCCCCCGCGAAGGCGGCCCCCGCCTCCGCCGAGCGAGCGGAGCCGGCGACCGCGGGCGCGTTCACGATCCAGATCGGCGCCTCGCAGCAGCGCGCCGAGGCCGACCGCATCGCAGCCCGACACCGGTCCCTCCGCCCTCGGGTCGAGGCCGCCGAGGTGGACGGGAAGGGGCGCTGGTACCGCGTGCGGGTCGGGAGCTTCGACACGCGCGAGGCGGCCGAGCGCTACCGGCGCGACGTCGCGCGGGAAACCGGGGTGGCGGGCTACGTCACCGCCAGCCGCTAG